CACACGGGCGATCAAGCAGCGGATCGAACAGCTTCAGGCGGGACTGCCCGCTGGCGTGCGGATTGTCCCGTTCTATGACCGGACACGGCTGATCGAGGGGGCGATCGATACGCTCACCGGAACGCTGATTGAGGAACTGATCATCGCCAGCCTGGCGATCGTGCTCATCCTCGGCCATTTGCGCAGCGCGCTCATCGTGTGCCTCACACTGCCGCTGGCCGTCTTTGTCTCTTTTATCCTCATGTATTACCTGGGCATCCCCAGCAACATCATGTCGCTGTCAGGCATCGCCATCTCCATCGGCCTCTTCGTGGATTCCGCCGTCGTCATGGTCGAGAACACGACGCACGAACTGACGCTCAAACACGGCAAGGAGCGAATCCGCGGCGACATCACCGAGACGGCCGTCGAGGCCTGCCGGCTGGTGGGCAAGCCGATCTTTTTCGCCGTGCTCATCATGCTCGTTTCCTTCCTGCCCGTGTTCGCACTGGGCGGCATGGAAGGGCGGATGTTCCACCCGTTGGCCTTCACAAAAAGCTTCGCGATGATCGGCGTGGCGCTGCTCTCCGTGACCTTCGTCCCGGCGATGATTCCGATTTTCGTCAAAGGGCGGCTGCGGCGCGAGGAGGACAGTTGGATCGTCCGGAGCTTTGTTGGGGTCTACCGACCCGTACTGAACTGGCTCATGAATGTTCCGGGGGCGGGGCTCTGGTTCATGGGGTTCCTGTTCATCATTGCCGCGGGGTTCATCGGCAGCCGCACACTTTTCCTCGTGGTCCTCGCCATTGCACTCTTTTTTGGGTGCGTGTTCTTCGCGCGCCTGCGCAGCCAGGCGATCGCGTTGGTCCTGCTGATCGCGACGGCGGCGTGGGCGTGGCATTTTCCCAAGCTCGGCCGCGAATTCATGCCGCCCTTGGACGAGGGCAGCATCCTCGACATGCCCGTGACGGTCCCCCGCGTCTCCATCACGCAGGCGGGCGAGGACCTGCGCGTCCGCGACGCGGTCATGAAGGGCTTTCCCGAGGTCGATCAGGTCGTCGGCAAGGCGGGCCGGGCGGAGACGCCGACCGACCCGTCGGGGATCGATATGGTCGAGACGGTCGTGACGCTGCGGCCGAAGGAGTGGTGGCCGAAGCGGAAGGTGATGTTCGAGGACGCCTTCGAAGAGGCGGAAACAATCGCAGGCGTCTGGAAATCCAGCGGTCTATTGAAATCGGACCTCAGCGATCACGACGACGAGAATTTGGCCAACGCCGCGGCGATGGATGCGGTGACCGAGTTCGATCAGGCGCTGCGCGACTGGGCCCATCGGCGGCAAGTGGAGTATTCGCCGGAACTGGGACGGTGCCTTGTCGCGGGCGCTGTCGATGATCTACTTGAACACTTGCGGGCCAAGGGAGCATTGAAGTCGGAGCCGACGGCGGCGCAGCGCGAGCATGTGGTGGGGCGGCTCACTGAAAAGCACGCTTTGTCATTGGTGGAAGTCCCTCGGCGCGAGGAGCTGACACAGCTTGTGACGGCCGCGGTCAATGAGATCGCGGAGTTGGGAATAGTCTCCTCCAATCCTGACCTGTTGATATCGCCCTCGTCGGTATGGATCGACGTGAAAGATGCCGTGCGGACCGTGCTTGGCTGGGAACGCTCGTCGCTGTTCGCGGACTTGTTCGACCGGCTGGAAGTGCGGTTGCACGACGGCTGGGTGGAACACGTCAAGTCGCTGAACTGGGAACTGGAGGATCGATCGGGGCAGGTCATGGTCCGGGCATTGGTGCGTTCGCTTCAGCACCACGCGGAGGCGTCGGCAGCGCTCGTTCGAAAACCGACCGACGCGGAACTGGAGGCGTTGGTTCAGGAGCGTGCGGCTCCTTTCACGAAGCGCGTCTTTCTGCACCGCGCGACGAAGGCGCAGATCGTGCAGGAATTGGACAGCGCCCTGCAAATGCCCGGCTGGGGCAACATCTGGACGCAGCCGATCATCAACCGTGTGGACATGCTGGCGACGGGTGTGCGCACGATGATCGGAGTCAAGGTATTCGGGCCGAGGCTGGAGGATGCGACGTCGAAACCGGACGAAGATGGGCGTGGAATTCAAAGCATTTCCAACGAGATTGCGGCGGTACTCAAGTCAATCCCCGGAGCCGTGGATGTCTTTCCGGATCAAGTTGTCGGTCGGAGCTACCTCCAGATTGAGATCGATCGCGAGAAGGCCGCGCGGTACGGCGTCAATGTCGGGGACATCCAGGAGGCGATCGAGGTCGCGATGGGCGGCAAGGAAGTCACGACGACCGTTGAGGGGCGGCGGCGGTTCGCCGTGCGGGTCCGCTACGCCCGAGACTTCTGGCAGACGCGCGAGGCGCTGAAACGAATCCTCGTGACCGGCCGCCGAGAGGCAGCGCCGCGGGCCGAAAGCGCGGGCATTGAACCGGCGGGCAGGGAGGTACCGGAATCGATGGAACGCTCGCGCGGCGGAGAGATGATTCAGATCCCCATGACCGAGGTCGCCGACATCCGCGTCGTCGAGGGACCGAGCGTCATCAAGAGCGAAAACGGCATGTTGCGGGCGTACGTGCAGCTCAACGTCCGCGATCGCGACGTCGTCGGATTTGTTGAGGAGGCCGAGCAGGCGGTAAAAGAGAAAGTAAAGTTGCCACAGGGATTTTTCATCGAGTGGAGCGGTCAGTTCGAGCATCAGGTGCATGCGCGGCGGACGCTCCAGATCATCTTCCCGCTCGTCGTCCTGGTGATGTTCGTCATCCTGTACATGACGTTTCACGACGTCCGCGACGTGCTCTTGGTCATGCTGGCCGTGCCGGGGGCGTTGGCCGGCGGCGTCATCTTTCAGAGCCTGTTCCAGTTCAACTTCAGCGTCGCCGTGTGGATCGGCTACATCGCGTGCTTCGGAGAGGCGACGCAGACGGGCATCGTCATGCTCGTGTACCTGCACGAGGCGATCCGCAAGCGCGGCGGGCTGGCGGCGATGAAATCGACGGACGATATCCGCGCGGCGGTGATGGAGGGCGCAGTGCATCGCCTGCGGCCGAAGCTGATGACCGAGGGCGTGGCCATCATCGGATTGATGCCGATGCTCTGGGCGACCGGCGTGGGGTCGGAAGTGATGCGGCCGATGGCGGCGCCGGTGCTGGGGGGATTGCTCGTAGCGGATGAGGTGATCGACCTGCTCATCCCGGTCATTTTCAACTGGTATCAGTGCCGGAGATGGAGGAGGATGAATAGCGAAGGACGAATAGCGAATAGCGAAATATGAGAGCGACGGTCCACTGCCTTCCATTCGCTATTCGCTATTCAACATTACGAATTCAGCCAGGCCTTTAGTCGAATCAATCCCTCATTAATCGTCACTACGGGCTCGTAGCCAAAGTCGCGTTTCGCAGCAGAAAGATTGAACCAGTGCGCGGTCGTCAGTTCCTTGACGAGGAAGCGGGTGAGGCGGGGCTCGCTGGATGAGCGGAGGAGCCGCCAGAGCGATTCGGTGATGGTGGCGGCGGCGAAGGCGAGGCCTCGCGGGACGCTGCGCGTGACGGGCGGGAGGTTTCCGGCGGCGAGGATGGCATTGATAAGGTCCCAGATCGGTCGAGGCTCGCCATTGCTGATGAAGTAGGCGCGGCCGGATATGGCGGGATTGGCGGAGAGCTGATCGGCGGCGAGGACGTGGGCGCGGGCGGCGTTGTCGATGTAGGTGGAGTCGACGAGCTTGTTGGCCGTGCCGATCCGCCGCAGCGAACGGGCGCGCGCGAGGATCCGCGGGACGAGGTGATTGTCGCGCGGGCCCCAGATCAGGTGCGGTCGCAGGGCGACGGTCCGCAGATTGGGGCCGGCGGCGTCGAGGACGAGTTGTTCGGCGATGGCCTTAGTTTGCGGATAGTGCGCATCGTAGTATTTCGGATATGGCGCGGATTCGTCGACGCCTTCCATGTCGCGGCCGTCGAAGACGACGCTCGGCGAACTCGTATAGACCAGTCGCGACACGCCCTGCGACTGACAGGCGGCGAGTACGTTCTGCGTGCCGACGACGTTGGGCCGGTGATAGTCCTCGTAGCGGCCCCAGATGCCGGCCTTGGCGGCGACGTGAAAGACGACGTCGCAATCCTTGCAGGCGGCGACGACGGCTTGCGCATCCGTCACATCGCCGCGAACGCACTCGACGCCGAGCGTCGCCAACTCGGGATATTCTCCTCGCGCGAGGCTACGGACGCTGTCGCCGCGGGCGCGAAGCATCTCGCAGATCGCGCGACCGAGAAATCCCCCGCCGCCGGTGACGAGGGCCTTCATCGAAGCCGCTCCGCGGCCCAGACAGCCAGTTTCTCGCGGAAGATTTTGGCGTTGTGGCGAATGTCCACGGGGAACTTCGAATGGTACAGAATCGTTCGTACCGCACGCGTGGGTTCATGGCGAGCGGCGAGGTCGAGTAGCACCGACGCCAAGCTTTTCTGCTCCGACGCAGTCGCCGAACGCTCCAGCTCAATACAAATAATCGGCAATTGGTGCGGAGGCGCGCCGACGCCGACGAGTGCGGAGCGATAGACCGACGGATGTTGACTAAAGATCGCCTCGCACGGCTCAGTGAAAAGCGTGCCTGCCTCCGTAATGACGCGATGGGCCTTGCGGCCGCAGAACCAAAGGCGGCCTCGTTCGTCGAAGCGGCCGACGTCGCCCATGCGATGCCAGAAACCGTCATTGTCGGGAATCTTGGCCAGGCGCGTCGCTGGCGCGTCCGTGCAATACTCGCGCGTGACCATCGGGCCTTTGACGACGATCTCGCCGATTTCGCCGGCGGGCAACACGAGATCATCGCTCCACTC
This window of the Phycisphaerae bacterium genome carries:
- a CDS encoding NAD-dependent epimerase/dehydratase family protein, translated to MKALVTGGGGFLGRAICEMLRARGDSVRSLARGEYPELATLGVECVRGDVTDAQAVVAACKDCDVVFHVAAKAGIWGRYEDYHRPNVVGTQNVLAACQSQGVSRLVYTSSPSVVFDGRDMEGVDESAPYPKYYDAHYPQTKAIAEQLVLDAAGPNLRTVALRPHLIWGPRDNHLVPRILARARSLRRIGTANKLVDSTYIDNAARAHVLAADQLSANPAISGRAYFISNGEPRPIWDLINAILAAGNLPPVTRSVPRGLAFAAATITESLWRLLRSSSEPRLTRFLVKELTTAHWFNLSAAKRDFGYEPVVTINEGLIRLKAWLNS
- a CDS encoding efflux RND transporter permease subunit encodes the protein MIPRLIEYSIRNRFIVLLIVAMVALWGVYCLAKTPIDAIPDLSENQVIVFTDWMGRSPQEIDDQITYPLSVNLQGLAGVKAIRSSSEFNFSMINIIFDDSVDFYFARTRVLERLNVASTFLPADVVPYLAPDSTALGQVFWYTVEGDDYSVDELRAIQDWYVRYQLYVSGVAEVSSVGGFVREYHIDVDPDKLRAYELSLGEVFAAVGRSNVAVGGKVYFEGNAEYLIRGVGWLRGVHDLENVVVAQRQDVPIYVRNVATVQLGPGYRRAMLEKDGQEAVGGVVMMRYGENPLTVTRAIKQRIEQLQAGLPAGVRIVPFYDRTRLIEGAIDTLTGTLIEELIIASLAIVLILGHLRSALIVCLTLPLAVFVSFILMYYLGIPSNIMSLSGIAISIGLFVDSAVVMVENTTHELTLKHGKERIRGDITETAVEACRLVGKPIFFAVLIMLVSFLPVFALGGMEGRMFHPLAFTKSFAMIGVALLSVTFVPAMIPIFVKGRLRREEDSWIVRSFVGVYRPVLNWLMNVPGAGLWFMGFLFIIAAGFIGSRTLFLVVLAIALFFGCVFFARLRSQAIALVLLIATAAWAWHFPKLGREFMPPLDEGSILDMPVTVPRVSITQAGEDLRVRDAVMKGFPEVDQVVGKAGRAETPTDPSGIDMVETVVTLRPKEWWPKRKVMFEDAFEEAETIAGVWKSSGLLKSDLSDHDDENLANAAAMDAVTEFDQALRDWAHRRQVEYSPELGRCLVAGAVDDLLEHLRAKGALKSEPTAAQREHVVGRLTEKHALSLVEVPRREELTQLVTAAVNEIAELGIVSSNPDLLISPSSVWIDVKDAVRTVLGWERSSLFADLFDRLEVRLHDGWVEHVKSLNWELEDRSGQVMVRALVRSLQHHAEASAALVRKPTDAELEALVQERAAPFTKRVFLHRATKAQIVQELDSALQMPGWGNIWTQPIINRVDMLATGVRTMIGVKVFGPRLEDATSKPDEDGRGIQSISNEIAAVLKSIPGAVDVFPDQVVGRSYLQIEIDREKAARYGVNVGDIQEAIEVAMGGKEVTTTVEGRRRFAVRVRYARDFWQTREALKRILVTGRREAAPRAESAGIEPAGREVPESMERSRGGEMIQIPMTEVADIRVVEGPSVIKSENGMLRAYVQLNVRDRDVVGFVEEAEQAVKEKVKLPQGFFIEWSGQFEHQVHARRTLQIIFPLVVLVMFVILYMTFHDVRDVLLVMLAVPGALAGGVIFQSLFQFNFSVAVWIGYIACFGEATQTGIVMLVYLHEAIRKRGGLAAMKSTDDIRAAVMEGAVHRLRPKLMTEGVAIIGLMPMLWATGVGSEVMRPMAAPVLGGLLVADEVIDLLIPVIFNWYQCRRWRRMNSEGRIANSEI